In Kutzneria kofuensis, the DNA window CAGCTGCGACATCATCGGCGGGGTCACCAGCATCGCCGCCAGCCGCTCGGTCTGCCCCCGGGTGACGGACTCGACCTCGGCGACCCGCCCGTGCAGCGCGTGCGCGATGACCGCAGCGGCCTCGTTCTCCAGCGCCCACACGTCGAAGCCGGGCAGGTTCTGCCGCACGAGCTCCTCGTCCTGCAGTCGGGCCAGGGGCTCCCGCCACAGGGCGAGGCCGCCGTCGACGTCGCCGCGGGTCAGCTGGATCGCCGCCCGCAGGCCGAGGTCCGGCGAAGCACGTCCGCCTCGACGTAGTCCGGCGCGACCGCGGTGAACCACCGCTCCGCCGCGTCGGCGTCGCCGAGTTGCAGGCAGGCGATCACCGCGCCCCATCGGATGCCGGCCTCGGTCGGCCAGCGCGGACAGCGGATCACCGTTGGCCTCGGCATCGGGCTCACCGTCCCAGCAGGCCAGGCCCTGTTCGGCCGCCTTGAGCGCCGGCGGCGTCGATGGATCGGGCGTTGCGGGCGTGCAGCAGAACCAGGGAGGCGTCGACCTGCTCCTCGGTCAGGGTGAGCCGGTATCCGGTGGCGGTGTTGGCTATCAGGTCGGCGCCGAGCTGCGCGCGGAGCCGGGAGACCAGAACCTGCACCGCCTTCGTCGGGTTCTCCGGCCGCGCGTCCGGCCACAGTCCGTCGACCAGCGCCGGCACGCCGCAACCGGCGCGCAGGCTGCCGGCCAGCAGCGCCAACAGGCCGCGCAGCCGTGGCCCGGTGACCTCCTGGCCGCGGCAGCACACCCGCGACAGCAAGGTCAGCACGGTGCTCACGCCATCAGATTACGGTCGGATCGCTTGCGGAAAGGCGAAAACGCCGTCGGGATCGTAGCGGCGCGCGATCTCGGCCAGCCGCGGCGCGTTGGCACCGTAGTACGCCTGCCGCCAGTCCGGCATGTCCGGGTCGATGTAGTTCACAAAACCGTTGACACCGAACCATTCCCCGAGCTGTTCCCGCACCGGCGCGAGCTCCCGCCGGGCCTTGTCGATCGTGGTGGTGACCTGGTTGGTCACCTGGATGCTGGCGATGGCGTCGCGGTGCGGGAAGGCGCCTTCGCCACGGGTGATCGCGCCGCCGAAGCTGTCGATGAGGCAGAGCATCTCCGGCCCGGCGGTGACCAGGTCGACCATCGCCTGCGGGTCCATCGGGCCGGTGAGCATGCGGGAGACCGACACGAACGCCGCCCGCTCCCCGATCGGATCCGCGTAGTGGTCCATCGTCGCGAGGAAGTCGAGTTTCCGTTGCCGGCGTTCGGGGTTGCCGCCGATGCGGCGGACCAGGTCGTCGATCAGGCTGGTGTCCGTGCCCACCAGGCAGCCGGCGGCCTGGCTGATGGTGAGCGAGGTGCCGACGCGGCACTGCGACCACATCTCGTCCGGCACGTCCTGCTGCCACTCCGGCCAGGCGTCCAGGATCGCCGGCCGGTAGTCCGGGGAGTAGTCCAGCGACCACACCGTCAGCGGCTCGGCCGGCGTCGTGCGGAACGTGAACGACGTGACGACACCGAAGTTGCCGCCACCACCGCCCCGTAGGGCCCAGAACAGGTCCGGCTCCCGGGTTTCGGAGACCGCGCGGAGGACGCCGTCCGCGGTGACGATCCTGGCCGCGACGAGTTGATCGCTGGCGAGGCCGCACTTGCGGCCCAGGACGCCGATGCCACCGCCCAGGGTCAGGCCGGCCACGCCGACGGTCGGGCAGGTGCCGGCCGACAGCATCCGGCCGGCGCGCCCGATTCCGTCGTAGACGGCGGCCATTCGCGCTCCGGCGCCGACAGTCGCCGTGCCGTCGGGATGGACCTTGACCGTGTCCAGCCGCGAGACGTCGATGATCAGGCCGCCGTCCGGGGTGGAGTAGCCGGCGTAGCTGTGGCCGCCGCTGCGCGCCGCGACCGGAATCCCTTGCGTGGCGGCGAACTCCACGCACCGCTGGACGTCGGCCTCGGACTCGCACAGCGCCACCGCCGCCGGCCGGCGGTCGTCGTACAGCGTGAGGAAGGCGAGCTTGGCCCGCGCGTAGTCGGCGTCCGCCGGGAGCAGCAGCCGTCCCGTCAGCGCGCGGGCCAAGGTGTCCACCCGCCAACGCTACTTGCGGCGAAACGACACGCCCAAGTCCTTTTGCAGGTAGACCTCGATGAACACCCGCAGGTACGGGTCCTGCGCCATCGTCGTGAACACGTCCAGCAGGCGCTGGTCGACGTGCTCGGTGAGCAGCACGATCCGCCACCGGTTCAGCGGCCGGTCCTCGGCGCCGGCCACCGAGTGCTCCACGTGGAAGATCGGCTGGTCGGTGGTCGCGGTCCGGGTGTCGCCGTCGGGCGTGACGAAGTCCGCGGCGCCGACGAAAAACGCCCGCTGGTTGTCGTGGTCGAGCCGGACGTGCTCGATGATCGTGCCGAATCGGGCCGGGTCCGCCCACAGCCGCTGGTCCGAGACCCGGGTGAAGTCCTCCAGCCCCTCGTGCCGGACGCTGGGGAACTTCGTCGCACTGCCGGCCGCGACGACCGTCGGGATGTAGATGTCCGGGGCGGCCGCCTTGCGGGCCTCCATGTCCCACAGCATCTCTCGGGTGAACGTCACGTCCCGGTCCAGCTGGTAGCGGTCGGCCAGCACCCGGTTGACGTCCACCGGCGGCAGGTCGATCGCGGTGACGCCCGGCGTGCGCCAGGCCTCGTCCAACACCTTCTCGTGATCCATCTCAGGCCGATCGCTCGGCGAGCCAGTCGCGGACGACGCGCCAGCTCGGGTGGTTCGGGTCGATGACGTCGAAGTGGTTGGCGCCCGGGATCTCGACCGGGTCGCCGGCGTATTTCGCGGCCACGATGTCGTCGGTGGTGCCGTGGATCGTCAGCAGCGGCACGGTGACCGGCGGCGTCACCTGGGCGTACCGCTCGGGCACCTCGTCGTGGTGGCCGCCGAGCAGCCAGCGCGGGATGCCGTCGGCCGCGTTGGCGGCGATCACCGGCGCGAACTCGGGGTTCGACGCCGGTGGGGCGCCCGCGGGTTCCGGGGCGTTCGGGTCCGCCAGCGCCGAGCCGAGCCGGTCGGCGTCGGCCGCGACGAGGTCGAGGACACCCGAGATGGAGACGGCGGCGCGTAGTCGCACCTTCGCGTCGGTGCGGCCGGCGGCGTAGGCGGCGAGCTGCCCGCCGGCGGAGTGGCCGACGACCTGCACGTTCGTGAGGTCGAGGGCGGTGTCCAGGCCGTCGAGCTGGTCGACTGCGGCGGCGATGTCGTCGAAGGTGCCGGGCCAGCCGCCGCCCTCCTCGCCGAGCCGCCGGTACTCGATGTTCCACACCGCATAGCCGTCGCCGACCAGCGCGTCGGCCAGCGGCGTGACCTGTCGGCGGTCGAACATCGCCGTCCAGAAGCCGCCGTGGATGAGCACGACCACGGGGAACGGGCCGTCGCCTTCGGGCAGGTACAGCTCGCCGACCTGCGACGGGTGCGGGCCGTAGGCGATGGTCCGCACCGTGCGGCGGCCGTCCTCGGCGTCGTCGTAGCGGACGCCCCGCTCGGAGCTGACCAGCGTGTCGATC includes these proteins:
- a CDS encoding alpha/beta hydrolase, giving the protein MSVIELTTFTVKPDRTAEMLAARPGMVDAFRRDRRGFLAARLIRVAEDTWLDLVEWTDDTAWDESRAKGGNQPEIAAFFATIDTLVSSERGVRYDDAEDGRRTVRTIAYGPHPSQVGELYLPEGDGPFPVVVLIHGGFWTAMFDRRQVTPLADALVGDGYAVWNIEYRRLGEEGGGWPGTFDDIAAAVDQLDGLDTALDLTNVQVVGHSAGGQLAAYAAGRTDAKVRLRAAVSISGVLDLVAADADRLGSALADPNAPEPAGAPPASNPEFAPVIAANAADGIPRWLLGGHHDEVPERYAQVTPPVTVPLLTIHGTTDDIVAAKYAGDPVEIPGANHFDVIDPNHPSWRVVRDWLAERSA
- a CDS encoding AfsR/SARP family transcriptional regulator, yielding MSTVLTLLSRVCCRGQEVTGPRLRGLLALLAGSLRAGCGVPALVDGLWPDARPENPTKAVQVLVSRLRAQLGADLIANTATGYRLTLTEEQVDASLVLLHARNARSIDAAGAQGGRTGPGLLGR
- a CDS encoding FAD-binding oxidoreductase, with translation MDTLARALTGRLLLPADADYARAKLAFLTLYDDRRPAAVALCESEADVQRCVEFAATQGIPVAARSGGHSYAGYSTPDGGLIIDVSRLDTVKVHPDGTATVGAGARMAAVYDGIGRAGRMLSAGTCPTVGVAGLTLGGGIGVLGRKCGLASDQLVAARIVTADGVLRAVSETREPDLFWALRGGGGGNFGVVTSFTFRTTPAEPLTVWSLDYSPDYRPAILDAWPEWQQDVPDEMWSQCRVGTSLTISQAAGCLVGTDTSLIDDLVRRIGGNPERRQRKLDFLATMDHYADPIGERAAFVSVSRMLTGPMDPQAMVDLVTAGPEMLCLIDSFGGAITRGEGAFPHRDAIASIQVTNQVTTTIDKARRELAPVREQLGEWFGVNGFVNYIDPDMPDWRQAYYGANAPRLAEIARRYDPDGVFAFPQAIRP